Proteins from one Desulfonema limicola genomic window:
- a CDS encoding site-specific integrase: MLNINVENAEVIRFPRPSKNKDITRKTGLNRNKEGSVRKINGKIYVDFYYLDERVRESSGLSYNRENVRQVRDLLDKIIVSIKSGEFRYAEVFPNSKKAEYFTEKEFKVFGGNRSPEQVLFKDYVWTWYELLKDSERVSLRTLWGYKSYINNYLIPYFGKLKFADMNKSTFDKFVSWSKKQEYRGKTISNSTVNKIFVPLKMICKDASIEYGWGSAYNPFFGFKKPPKKDSYESLSPFSLEEQNAIITSLPDHWKPYFLFAFSVGLRQGEQIGIKPGDINWDDKTLKISRAITRDENGKFIMGNTKNRHSRRTINLIPAMLEALEMQDTIYKQFRKEYFFCSPKGLRVRASNLRQRVWIPALKKAGIEYREMKQTRHSFATNALSCGENPLWIAKVMGHRDTDMIIRVYGKYIEDAGRAKDGNKLDAMYQGYMGKEK, translated from the coding sequence ATGCTAAATATTAATGTAGAAAACGCCGAAGTTATCAGATTTCCCCGCCCATCAAAGAACAAAGATATAACCCGAAAAACTGGACTAAACAGAAACAAAGAAGGTTCTGTCAGGAAAATCAATGGCAAGATTTATGTTGATTTCTATTATCTTGATGAGAGGGTCAGAGAATCTTCGGGTTTATCCTATAATAGAGAAAATGTAAGACAGGTAAGAGACTTGCTGGATAAGATTATTGTATCCATAAAATCTGGTGAATTCAGATATGCAGAGGTCTTTCCCAATAGCAAAAAAGCTGAATACTTTACTGAAAAGGAATTTAAAGTTTTTGGTGGAAACAGGTCTCCTGAGCAGGTTCTTTTTAAGGATTATGTCTGGACTTGGTATGAACTTCTAAAAGATTCTGAAAGGGTTTCCCTTAGAACTCTGTGGGGGTACAAAAGCTATATCAATAATTATTTGATACCGTATTTCGGTAAGCTGAAATTTGCTGATATGAATAAGAGTACATTTGATAAGTTTGTATCCTGGTCTAAGAAGCAGGAATACAGAGGGAAAACAATCAGCAACTCTACGGTAAATAAAATTTTTGTTCCCTTGAAAATGATTTGTAAGGATGCTTCAATAGAATATGGGTGGGGGAGTGCATATAATCCGTTTTTTGGTTTTAAGAAACCACCAAAGAAAGATTCATATGAATCACTTTCTCCTTTTTCTCTGGAGGAACAGAATGCTATTATAACATCCTTACCTGACCATTGGAAACCGTATTTCCTTTTTGCATTTAGCGTTGGTCTAAGACAAGGTGAGCAGATTGGAATAAAACCCGGTGATATTAATTGGGATGATAAGACACTCAAAATCAGCAGGGCAATAACCCGTGATGAGAATGGCAAATTTATTATGGGTAATACCAAAAACAGGCATAGCAGGAGAACCATTAACCTTATACCGGCTATGTTGGAAGCCTTGGAAATGCAGGATACTATATACAAGCAATTTAGGAAGGAATATTTTTTTTGTAGCCCAAAGGGTTTAAGAGTTCGAGCAAGCAATCTAAGACAGAGAGTATGGATTCCAGCATTGAAAAAAGCAGGAATCGAATACCGGGAAATGAAACAGACCAGACATAGCTTTGCTACAAATGCCCTTAGTTGTGGGGAAAACCCGTTATGGATAGCAAAAGTAATGGGGCATCGTGATACTGATATGATTATCCGGGTATATGGAAAATATATCGAAGATGCAGGCAGAGCTAAGGACGGTAACAAACTTGATGCTATGTATCAGGGATATATGGGTAAGGAAAAGTAA
- a CDS encoding B12-binding domain-containing radical SAM protein: protein MKILLINPPNCGKSIPEQEYGIENLKMIFRGEPLALEVIAGNLEGHEVLISDQKAAPDTLWTDIEAFNPDLAGITGMTCEANWVVKTAEQIKKQYPGLTIAAGGHHASCDPDFFNTSDIDYIVTGLGKLSFRELADAIETGTETKGIPGVAKNSPSSSLSYIPRKFSTADLVNSKAPATT from the coding sequence ATACGGGATAGAAAATTTAAAAATGATCTTCAGGGGAGAGCCGCTTGCCCTGGAAGTAATAGCAGGAAATCTTGAAGGACATGAGGTTCTTATTTCAGACCAGAAAGCGGCCCCTGATACCCTGTGGACAGATATTGAAGCTTTTAATCCTGATCTTGCAGGCATTACAGGAATGACCTGTGAAGCAAACTGGGTTGTAAAAACAGCAGAGCAGATAAAAAAACAGTATCCTGGCCTGACAATAGCAGCAGGAGGCCATCACGCCTCATGTGATCCTGATTTTTTCAATACCAGCGACATTGACTATATTGTAACAGGACTTGGAAAACTGAGTTTCAGGGAACTGGCAGATGCCATTGAAACAGGAACAGAAACAAAGGGCATACCCGGTGTTGCAAAAAACAGTCCCAGTTCCAGTCTTTCATACATACCCAGGAAATTTTCAACTGCTGACCTGGTAAATTCAAAAGCCCCCGCTACGACCTAG
- a CDS encoding beta-ketoacyl-ACP synthase III — protein sequence MDVFINDIAAFLPNNPVANEDIENVIGKINNLSSKARRIVLKNNQIKTRYYALDPETGSLTHNNAGMTAEAVKKLNPYPGFNTDQIQCLCCGTTTPDLIMPGFGLMVLGELGIPECDAVTTSGICISGMTALKYAFMNVASQMSENAAATGSELASSFFRSNYLTPYINEQDESGLEKKPIRAFDADFLRWMLSDGAGAAFLSNKQNKDHISLKIEWIDHISLAGALDTCMYCGGVKQEDGSIIGWRDTERIDQASKPYRMSVRQDIKLLDKEIVSSMGHVLSRIIEKRSLKPEHIDWFLPHYSSAYFRPKFYDEMKRINFEIPYEKWFTNLSEKGNTGSAAIYIILEEIFHSGKLKKGEKLLCFIPESGRFSHCFMLLTVV from the coding sequence ATGGATGTATTTATAAATGACATAGCTGCATTTTTACCCAACAACCCTGTTGCCAATGAAGATATTGAAAATGTTATTGGAAAAATAAACAACCTGTCTTCAAAAGCCAGGCGCATTGTTTTAAAAAATAACCAGATAAAAACAAGATATTATGCACTTGACCCTGAAACAGGAAGCCTGACCCATAACAATGCAGGAATGACTGCTGAGGCAGTAAAAAAACTAAATCCCTATCCTGGATTTAATACAGATCAAATCCAGTGCCTCTGCTGCGGAACCACTACCCCTGACCTTATCATGCCCGGGTTTGGGCTTATGGTTCTTGGAGAACTCGGCATTCCTGAATGTGATGCTGTTACAACATCAGGTATCTGCATTTCAGGAATGACAGCTTTAAAATATGCTTTCATGAACGTGGCTTCTCAAATGTCTGAAAATGCAGCAGCAACAGGTTCAGAGCTGGCTTCCTCTTTCTTTCGCTCCAATTATCTTACACCATACATAAACGAACAGGATGAATCAGGGCTTGAAAAAAAACCAATAAGAGCCTTTGATGCTGATTTCCTGAGATGGATGCTCTCAGACGGTGCAGGAGCCGCATTTCTTTCCAATAAACAAAACAAAGACCATATCTCCCTTAAAATTGAATGGATAGATCACATATCCCTGGCAGGTGCCCTTGATACCTGCATGTACTGCGGAGGAGTAAAGCAGGAAGACGGGAGTATAATCGGATGGCGGGACACAGAGCGCATTGACCAGGCCTCAAAACCCTACCGCATGTCGGTACGCCAGGATATAAAACTCCTGGATAAAGAGATCGTAAGCTCAATGGGGCATGTCCTGTCCCGTATTATAGAAAAACGCAGCTTAAAGCCCGAACATATTGACTGGTTTCTTCCCCATTATTCATCTGCATATTTCAGGCCCAAATTCTATGATGAAATGAAAAGAATAAATTTTGAAATCCCCTATGAAAAATGGTTTACAAACCTGTCAGAAAAAGGAAACACGGGAAGTGCAGCTATTTACATAATCCTGGAAGAGATATTTCACTCAGGAAAACTGAAAAAAGGTGAAAAACTCCTGTGTTTTATCCCGGAAAGCGGCAGATTTTCCCATTGTTTTATGCTTCTTACAGTTGTTTAA
- a CDS encoding helix-turn-helix transcriptional regulator, with translation MNQDDLATVKEVSGILKMSKQTIYNKIHKKEFIKNKHYYKPSPKKILFKLSEIKKWLKGGEGNAHSSNSDFKTEVVPLKQEQKRQTPQPCLINI, from the coding sequence TTGAATCAAGACGATTTGGCAACAGTAAAAGAGGTAAGCGGAATTTTGAAAATGTCCAAGCAAACAATTTACAACAAAATCCATAAAAAAGAATTCATCAAAAACAAGCACTATTACAAGCCGAGTCCCAAAAAAATTCTGTTTAAGCTTTCAGAAATAAAAAAATGGCTGAAAGGAGGTGAAGGGAATGCACATTCTTCAAATTCTGATTTTAAAACTGAGGTAGTTCCACTGAAACAAGAACAAAAGAGACAGACACCACAACCCTGTCTTATAAATATATAG
- a CDS encoding B12-binding domain-containing radical SAM protein, with translation MKGVGGKVGFVATAFGCTHKCSFCSVPNLTGGKYLTHSIDSILRDMNLLSDIPLIRFVDANTFGNTETAVNLGKKIIESGINKQIVADVRSDTVVKNPDLFKLWKQAGLASAVIGFEEISDDRLDQYNKKNQVEINIKAMEILKKIGIRIIGDFIVSPDYTYEDFEQLNNFVNSHDIDLPLPSILTPLPGTPIYEQLKHKITIHDLDYYTFTNAVLPTKIEEKAFYQTYSDLLSTFIAHVKHD, from the coding sequence ATGAAAGGCGTGGGCGGCAAGGTGGGCTTTGTTGCAACAGCCTTTGGATGCACCCATAAATGCTCTTTCTGCTCTGTTCCGAATCTTACAGGGGGAAAATATCTTACCCATTCCATAGACTCTATTTTAAGGGACATGAACCTGCTTTCAGACATACCCCTTATCCGGTTTGTGGATGCCAATACATTTGGAAATACTGAAACAGCCGTGAACCTGGGAAAAAAGATAATAGAATCAGGCATTAACAAGCAGATTGTAGCAGATGTGCGCTCAGATACGGTTGTTAAAAATCCTGATCTTTTTAAGCTGTGGAAACAGGCAGGGCTTGCTTCTGCTGTTATTGGTTTTGAAGAAATCAGTGATGACCGCCTGGATCAGTATAATAAAAAAAACCAGGTTGAGATCAATATCAAGGCCATGGAGATTTTAAAAAAAATAGGCATAAGGATTATCGGCGACTTTATTGTATCGCCTGATTATACATATGAAGATTTTGAGCAGTTAAATAATTTTGTAAATTCCCATGATATTGACCTGCCCCTGCCTTCTATCCTGACCCCATTGCCGGGAACCCCTATTTATGAACAACTAAAACACAAAATTACCATACATGACCTGGATTATTACACATTCACAAATGCCGTACTCCCAACCAAAATTGAAGAAAAAGCCTTTTATCAAACCTATTCAGACCTGTTAAGCACCTTTATAGCCCATGTTAAACATGATTAA